Proteins found in one Gemmatimonadota bacterium genomic segment:
- a CDS encoding carboxypeptidase M32, translating into MNKGDAIVPTHYERVMEMYREVSDLYGALALMGWDQETYMPPKGAAGRGRQLATLSGMAHERITSDEMRAELDAARSESLADDEEVNIREIARSSDRAVKVPVDLVKSIAETSSAAIGVWIKARKEDDFKAFAPWIDKLVALQREVAEAVGYQDEPYDALLDEYEPYATTKDTAAVFDSIRGPLVDLVQRIASSGVRPRTDFLERNYPVDDQRRMGVMAAERMGFDFEAGRLDISPHPFCTHMGVQDVRLTTRYSETLPMQSFYGVIHEAGHGLYEQGHDPVHEGTPRGASVSLGIHESQSRLWENMVGRSRAFWRYFFPEFSAVFPDQAADVTEEEVYAAVNEVKPSLIRVEADEITYNLHILLRFEIERGLFTGEFSAGDLSAVWNEKMKFFLGIEPPDDRDGVLQDIHWSHGSFGYFPTYTLGNLYAAQFYRAAERDLPGLSEQIARGELLPLRNWLRDHIHRPGMTYRAGDLVRHVTGEPLTADCFLAYVDGKYRSLYRL; encoded by the coding sequence ATCAACAAGGGAGATGCAATCGTGCCAACGCACTACGAACGGGTAATGGAGATGTACCGCGAAGTGAGCGACCTGTACGGCGCCCTGGCCCTGATGGGATGGGACCAGGAAACCTACATGCCCCCCAAGGGTGCGGCCGGCCGGGGACGGCAACTCGCCACCCTCTCCGGAATGGCCCACGAAAGGATCACATCCGATGAGATGCGGGCGGAACTGGATGCCGCCCGGTCGGAATCGCTGGCGGACGACGAGGAGGTCAACATCCGCGAGATCGCCCGTTCCAGCGATCGGGCGGTCAAGGTTCCCGTCGACCTGGTCAAATCCATCGCGGAAACGAGTTCGGCGGCCATCGGGGTGTGGATCAAGGCGCGGAAGGAAGATGATTTTAAGGCTTTCGCGCCGTGGATCGACAAGCTGGTCGCCCTCCAGCGCGAGGTCGCCGAGGCGGTCGGATACCAAGACGAACCCTACGACGCGCTGCTCGATGAATACGAACCCTATGCCACCACGAAAGATACCGCGGCGGTCTTCGATTCGATTCGCGGCCCCCTCGTGGACCTGGTGCAGCGCATCGCGTCCTCCGGGGTAAGGCCCCGCACCGATTTTCTGGAGCGGAACTACCCCGTCGACGACCAGCGGCGCATGGGCGTCATGGCCGCCGAGCGCATGGGCTTCGACTTCGAAGCCGGGCGCCTGGACATCTCCCCCCATCCTTTCTGTACGCACATGGGCGTGCAGGACGTCCGCCTGACGACCCGGTACTCCGAGACCCTGCCCATGCAGTCCTTCTACGGTGTCATCCACGAGGCGGGTCACGGTCTCTACGAGCAGGGCCACGACCCGGTCCACGAAGGCACGCCCCGGGGCGCGTCCGTGTCCCTGGGCATCCACGAATCCCAGTCGCGACTGTGGGAGAACATGGTCGGCCGGAGCAGGGCCTTTTGGCGTTACTTCTTCCCCGAATTCTCCGCCGTGTTCCCGGACCAGGCCGCGGACGTGACCGAAGAGGAGGTCTACGCCGCGGTTAACGAGGTGAAGCCCTCGCTCATCCGGGTCGAAGCGGATGAGATCACCTACAACCTGCACATCCTGCTCCGGTTCGAAATAGAGCGCGGCCTGTTCACGGGCGAATTCTCGGCCGGCGATCTCTCCGCGGTCTGGAACGAGAAGATGAAGTTCTTTCTCGGCATCGAGCCGCCGGACGACAGGGACGGCGTGCTGCAGGACATCCACTGGTCGCACGGGAGTTTCGGCTATTTCCCCACCTACACCCTGGGCAATCTTTACGCCGCCCAGTTCTACCGCGCCGCGGAGCGCGACCTGCCCGGGCTGTCGGAACAGATCGCCCGCGGGGAACTGCTGCCGCTGCGGAACTGGCTCAGGGATCACATCCATCGGCCCGGCATGACCTACCGCGCGGGTGACCTCGTGCGGCACGTCACCGGCGAACCGCTCACCGCCGACTGCTTCCTGGCCTACGTTGATGGGAAATACCGGTCCCTGTACCGCCTATGA
- a CDS encoding ATP-grasp domain-containing protein — MPAENPSKRLLLLMPTTTYRADPFLEAARRMNLEVVVGSDFCQVLAEEWDIPLSLRLRYVSQAVDEIVDYDREHPLDAIVPVDDYTTEIAARACKVLGLPHNTPEAAIAARNKYRMREMLSAAGVWCPPFARFDQSVPVEEIALEQRYPCVLKPILLSGSRGVIRADSPDGFIEAFRRIGRILEGASDRPPSLDPDAHRIMVESYITGQEVALEGLLNGGRLRVLSLFDKPDPLEGPFFEETIYVTPSRLPEESQEVVSDAVQRASTAVGLTEGPVHAELRVHHGEARIIEIAGRSIGGLCSRVLEYGLGVSLEELILRHALGQHVDGVGRKAQVRSGADRGTDGLDRQVDAGNKPGAAGVMMLPVPEGGLFQGFDGVEEAKKTPGVEDVVVTAKEGDMLTPLPEGAGYPGFIFARGDEPGQVEQVLRKAHGRLRMRVKTVLAT; from the coding sequence ATGCCAGCAGAAAATCCGTCCAAAAGACTGCTTCTCCTGATGCCGACGACGACCTATCGCGCGGATCCGTTTCTGGAAGCGGCACGCCGCATGAACCTTGAAGTCGTCGTGGGATCGGACTTCTGCCAGGTGCTGGCGGAGGAGTGGGACATCCCGTTGTCGCTCAGGCTCCGGTACGTGTCGCAGGCCGTGGATGAAATCGTGGACTACGACCGTGAACATCCCCTCGATGCCATCGTGCCTGTCGACGACTATACCACCGAAATCGCCGCCCGGGCGTGTAAGGTCCTCGGCCTTCCGCACAACACGCCTGAAGCAGCCATCGCCGCGCGCAACAAGTACCGCATGCGTGAAATGCTCTCGGCCGCGGGGGTATGGTGCCCCCCTTTCGCCCGGTTCGACCAGTCGGTCCCCGTCGAGGAAATCGCACTCGAACAGCGTTATCCATGTGTTCTCAAGCCCATCCTGCTATCGGGCAGCCGGGGCGTAATCCGGGCCGACTCGCCAGACGGCTTCATCGAAGCGTTCCGCAGGATAGGCCGCATACTCGAAGGCGCGTCGGACCGGCCGCCGAGTCTTGATCCCGATGCCCACCGCATCATGGTGGAGTCCTATATAACCGGGCAGGAGGTAGCCCTGGAGGGCCTGTTGAACGGCGGCCGCCTGCGTGTGCTCTCCCTGTTCGACAAGCCCGATCCCCTGGAGGGACCCTTTTTCGAAGAGACGATCTATGTTACGCCTTCGCGCTTGCCCGAAGAGTCGCAAGAGGTCGTGTCCGATGCCGTCCAGCGGGCTTCCACGGCCGTGGGACTCACGGAGGGACCGGTCCACGCCGAATTACGGGTCCACCACGGCGAGGCCCGGATCATCGAGATCGCGGGCCGGTCCATCGGAGGCCTTTGCTCGCGCGTCCTGGAATACGGACTGGGGGTGTCCCTGGAGGAACTTATACTGCGCCACGCCCTGGGGCAACACGTGGACGGCGTCGGCCGCAAGGCGCAGGTCCGCAGCGGAGCGGATCGCGGGACGGATGGTCTCGACCGGCAGGTCGACGCGGGCAACAAACCGGGGGCCGCGGGCGTGATGATGCTGCCGGTACCGGAAGGCGGATTGTTCCAGGGATTCGACGGCGTCGAGGAGGCGAAGAAGACCCCAGGCGTGGAGGACGTGGTCGTCACCGCGAAGGAAGGCGACATGCTGACCCCGTTGCCGGAAGGGGCCGGCTACCCCGGTTTCATATTCGCCAGAGGGGATGAACCGGGCCAGGTCGAGCAGGTCCTTCGAAAGGCTCATGGCAGGCTTCGGATGCGCGTCAAGACGGTCCTGGCCACGTAG
- a CDS encoding HU family DNA-binding protein, with protein sequence MNRTELAGKVADATGLSKAQADAAVAAALDAIKSSLSDGDSVTLIGFGTFSVSNRAARQGRNPGTGESITIAARNVAKFTAGKALKDAIG encoded by the coding sequence ATGAATCGCACAGAATTGGCCGGTAAGGTTGCTGATGCTACTGGGTTGTCCAAAGCGCAAGCCGACGCCGCAGTCGCCGCAGCACTCGACGCCATCAAGAGCAGTCTGAGCGACGGCGATTCCGTCACGCTGATCGGTTTCGGCACGTTCAGCGTATCGAACCGCGCTGCTCGCCAGGGGCGAAATCCCGGTACGGGCGAGTCCATTACGATCGCGGCGAGGAACGTGGCCAAGTTTACGGCCGGCAAAGCGTTAAAAGACGCCATAGGCTAA
- a CDS encoding mandelate racemase/muconate lactonizing enzyme family protein: MKITEVKAVYPSRNKRGTGAWQEYYWQIVVRVDTDAGVTGYGYGGGGEPGKLIVNGHLRDALIGRSIGSVDDIRRVWDHLYFKSLPYGRSGIAIMALSGIDLALWDLLGKAEGRPVYDLIGGLKKDRIRAYATGGDLSRVRDLGYTAVKRSHQWRSEADYDSAVVQAARCREMFGRDALFMFDCYMSWDTAVALRMREILDEYTPYWFEDLVTPDHLTELAELRPRLAPVLLAGGEHDFSHHAFAAIARAGALDLWQPDITWCGGITAGLRIVDLARSHGVPVCPHRGGEIWGLHLIAATDCMDLAETHPDRWSGGKDAVLLDEPVVSEGSIAPAVRPGFGVTPRPEYT, from the coding sequence ATGAAGATCACGGAAGTCAAGGCCGTCTACCCGTCACGGAACAAGAGAGGGACGGGCGCCTGGCAGGAATACTACTGGCAGATCGTGGTCCGGGTGGACACGGACGCGGGCGTGACCGGTTACGGGTATGGCGGGGGTGGCGAGCCCGGCAAACTCATCGTCAACGGCCATCTGCGCGATGCACTGATCGGCAGGTCCATCGGAAGCGTGGATGATATCCGCCGGGTTTGGGATCATCTTTACTTCAAATCCCTGCCGTACGGCCGCAGCGGCATCGCGATCATGGCCCTGAGCGGGATCGACCTGGCCCTGTGGGACCTGCTCGGAAAGGCAGAGGGCCGGCCCGTGTACGATCTGATCGGGGGGTTGAAGAAGGACCGGATCCGCGCCTACGCGACGGGGGGCGATCTGTCCCGGGTCCGCGACCTGGGCTACACCGCGGTGAAGCGATCGCACCAGTGGCGGTCGGAGGCCGACTACGATTCAGCTGTGGTCCAGGCTGCCCGTTGCAGGGAGATGTTCGGCCGGGACGCGCTGTTCATGTTCGACTGCTATATGTCCTGGGATACCGCGGTAGCTTTGCGGATGCGCGAGATCCTGGACGAGTATACGCCTTACTGGTTCGAGGATCTCGTCACACCGGACCATCTGACCGAACTGGCGGAACTCCGGCCCCGGCTGGCTCCGGTGCTGCTGGCCGGCGGCGAGCATGACTTCTCCCACCACGCTTTCGCCGCCATCGCACGCGCCGGCGCCCTGGACCTGTGGCAGCCGGATATCACGTGGTGTGGAGGGATAACGGCCGGACTGCGAATCGTGGACCTCGCGAGATCACACGGAGTCCCCGTATGCCCCCATCGCGGCGGTGAGATCTGGGGGCTGCACCTGATCGCGGCCACGGACTGCATGGACCTGGCGGAGACGCATCCGGACCGGTGGAGCGGTGGGAAGGACGCGGTCCTGCTCGACGAGCCCGTGGTGTCGGAAGGCAGCATCGCACCGGCCGTCCGTCCGGGTTTCGGCGTCACGCCGAGACCGGAATATACTTGA
- a CDS encoding Gfo/Idh/MocA family oxidoreductase, whose amino-acid sequence MDVVRIGVIGLGNMGGFHVEYLTGNEVPGAKLAAVCDVDPDQLARAKSLDGDGVSTFGSADELLASAAIDAVIIATPHYDHPPLAIKAFGRGLHVLCEKPAGVYTRQVREMNAAAEKSGLVFGLMFNQRTLGEHRKLKELVSSGELGELRRTNYIITNWFRAQCYYDSGGWRATWSGEGGGVLANQCPHNLDLWQWICGMPVRIRAFCGFGKYHDIEVEDDVTAYAEYENGATGVFITTTGESPGTNRMEITGDNGKVVMEEGRITFWRNRTPADVFNREWKGGFGSPETWKCEIPFQAGGEEHRGITKDWVRAIREGTPLIAPGVEGIRGVELANAMLLSAWQDDWVDIPVDEALYFEKLQERVRSSTVRKKETGGTTLSVEGTF is encoded by the coding sequence ATGGACGTCGTACGCATCGGTGTGATCGGCCTCGGGAACATGGGCGGGTTCCACGTCGAATACCTCACCGGGAACGAAGTGCCGGGCGCGAAGCTGGCGGCCGTCTGCGATGTCGATCCGGATCAACTGGCGCGTGCGAAATCGCTCGACGGCGACGGCGTCTCGACCTTTGGAAGCGCGGATGAACTGCTGGCGTCAGCGGCGATCGACGCCGTAATCATCGCGACGCCCCACTACGACCATCCGCCGCTGGCGATAAAGGCCTTTGGCCGGGGACTGCACGTGCTCTGCGAAAAACCGGCCGGCGTATACACGCGCCAGGTGCGGGAAATGAACGCGGCGGCCGAGAAGAGCGGCCTCGTCTTCGGATTGATGTTCAACCAGCGGACACTGGGCGAACACCGGAAGCTCAAGGAACTCGTGTCATCGGGCGAACTGGGCGAGCTCCGCCGGACGAATTACATCATCACGAACTGGTTCCGTGCGCAATGCTATTACGACTCGGGCGGCTGGCGCGCCACGTGGTCCGGCGAAGGCGGCGGCGTGCTCGCCAACCAGTGCCCCCACAACCTCGACCTCTGGCAGTGGATCTGCGGCATGCCCGTGCGCATCCGGGCCTTCTGCGGCTTCGGCAAGTACCACGACATCGAGGTCGAAGACGACGTGACGGCCTACGCCGAGTACGAAAACGGCGCTACGGGCGTATTCATCACGACCACGGGCGAGTCGCCCGGAACCAACCGCATGGAGATCACGGGCGACAACGGGAAGGTGGTCATGGAGGAGGGCCGGATCACCTTCTGGCGCAATCGCACGCCGGCGGATGTCTTCAACCGCGAATGGAAGGGCGGTTTCGGCAGCCCGGAGACCTGGAAGTGCGAAATCCCCTTCCAGGCCGGGGGCGAAGAGCATCGCGGCATCACGAAGGACTGGGTGCGCGCGATCCGGGAGGGCACGCCGCTCATCGCGCCGGGCGTAGAAGGCATCCGGGGCGTCGAACTGGCCAACGCCATGCTGCTTTCCGCCTGGCAGGACGACTGGGTCGATATCCCGGTGGACGAAGCACTCTACTTCGAGAAGCTGCAGGAGCGGGTAAGGTCGTCCACGGTGCGCAAGAAGGAGACTGGCGGCACGACGCTGAGCGTGGAAGGCACGTTCTAG
- a CDS encoding phytanoyl-CoA dioxygenase family protein — MLTDEQVVEFHRNGFLNGGRVLDDTGVQELRDELQRVLDTGPEGFPEDGPRPVLFHNMVRDREPERCVWQIVNIWEVSDAYQRLIHHPFIVEAISRLTEADELMVWHDQIQYKPSGYGGVTSWHQDAPLWPIIRPMTPVSAWVALDDATVENGCMWMTPGSHRWGNQIEFLRTQAHLKQAEDFGRIEGFTPPGGNGAEKVAPRPWPVKTGEVSFHHSLTWHGSPFNRSDQPRRAIAMHYMTGESRFVASGQHVMKAFVDLPDGAPMNQAGEHFPFVMRNGKPAALAG; from the coding sequence ATGTTGACTGATGAACAGGTAGTCGAATTTCACCGCAACGGGTTCCTCAACGGCGGCCGCGTCCTTGACGACACCGGCGTCCAGGAACTTCGCGACGAGCTGCAGCGCGTGCTCGACACCGGTCCGGAAGGCTTTCCCGAGGACGGGCCGAGACCGGTGCTGTTCCACAACATGGTCCGCGATCGGGAACCGGAGCGCTGCGTCTGGCAAATCGTGAACATCTGGGAAGTGTCCGACGCCTACCAGCGACTGATCCACCATCCCTTCATCGTCGAAGCCATCAGCCGGCTCACGGAGGCGGACGAACTGATGGTCTGGCACGACCAGATCCAGTACAAGCCATCGGGTTACGGGGGCGTTACCAGCTGGCACCAGGATGCGCCGCTGTGGCCCATCATACGGCCCATGACGCCGGTATCCGCATGGGTCGCCCTCGACGACGCGACGGTGGAAAACGGGTGCATGTGGATGACGCCGGGCAGTCACAGGTGGGGCAACCAGATCGAGTTCCTGCGGACGCAGGCCCACCTGAAGCAGGCCGAGGACTTCGGGCGGATCGAAGGCTTCACGCCGCCGGGCGGCAACGGCGCGGAGAAGGTAGCACCCCGGCCCTGGCCGGTGAAGACCGGAGAGGTCTCATTCCACCACTCGCTGACCTGGCATGGCTCGCCCTTCAACCGATCCGATCAGCCCAGGCGCGCCATCGCCATGCATTACATGACGGGCGAGTCCCGCTTCGTCGCTTCCGGGCAGCACGTCATGAAAGCCTTCGTCGATCTGCCGGACGGGGCGCCCATGAACCAGGCGGGCGAGCATTTCCCCTTCGTGATGAGAAACGGAAAGCCGGCCGCCCTCGCCGGATAG
- the htpG gene encoding molecular chaperone HtpG: MSEAPTASTETMEFKSELRQILHLITHSLYSNKEIFLRELISNASDAINKIRFNSINNSDLLDGDTEWKIKLIIDKEKNTLTVSDNGTGMSRETIIDQLGTIAKSGTRAFLETLQQADEASRPELIGQFGVGFYSAFMVADRVTVVSRLAGDPKDQGVRWVSAGEGEFTIKTMEKDTHGTDVTLHLKEDEKEFLEEWRLRQVVKEFSDFIEYPVVMDVERHEPVEGEDDKTEAVVREETLNSMKALWLRSKDEIEEEEYNAFYRQISHDYGDPAKVIHYTAEGLTEFKVLLFIPAKRPFDMMFGDPKVGPRLYVQRVQIMENCEELLPPYLRFIKGVVDCADLPLNVSREILQQNPILDRIRKNIVKRIFTVLEEMKKDEFDKYVAFYRELGLILKEGMAQDFENRDTLTSLAVYESMNTEAGKYISMDEYVDQMPPDQEEIYYLIGEHRGMLERTPYLEVFRDRGWNVLFMTDPIDEFVMSSVDEYREKKYKAADKGDISADESDKARAEDDEKTFQALIETLKGKIPEVQDIRLSTRLKDSASCLVADEGAMSAHMERLMQRMGEGGGQSSKRILELNAGHPVVQGLQKLHDSDGEDARVESIGRLLYEQAVVAEGSKLDDPVGFASRINDLLVKELIRI; the protein is encoded by the coding sequence ATGTCCGAAGCACCTACCGCGTCCACCGAAACCATGGAATTCAAGAGCGAGTTGCGGCAGATCCTTCACCTGATCACCCATTCGCTTTATTCCAACAAGGAGATCTTCCTCCGCGAACTGATCAGCAACGCCAGCGACGCGATCAACAAGATCCGCTTCAATTCCATCAACAACAGCGACCTGCTCGACGGCGATACCGAGTGGAAAATCAAGCTCATTATCGACAAGGAAAAGAACACGCTGACGGTTTCCGATAACGGTACGGGGATGTCCCGCGAAACCATCATCGACCAGTTGGGCACGATCGCGAAGTCCGGAACCAGGGCCTTCCTCGAGACTCTGCAGCAGGCGGACGAAGCCAGCCGTCCCGAGTTGATCGGCCAGTTCGGCGTGGGTTTCTACTCGGCGTTCATGGTGGCCGACCGGGTGACGGTAGTCTCCCGCCTGGCGGGCGATCCGAAAGACCAGGGCGTCCGCTGGGTCTCCGCGGGAGAGGGCGAGTTCACCATCAAGACGATGGAGAAGGATACGCACGGGACCGACGTCACACTCCATCTCAAGGAGGACGAGAAGGAGTTCCTGGAGGAATGGCGGCTGCGGCAGGTGGTCAAGGAGTTCTCCGATTTCATCGAGTATCCGGTCGTCATGGACGTGGAACGGCACGAACCTGTCGAGGGAGAGGACGACAAGACGGAGGCGGTGGTCCGGGAAGAGACGCTCAATTCCATGAAGGCCCTCTGGCTGCGTTCGAAGGACGAAATCGAAGAAGAAGAGTACAACGCCTTCTACCGCCAGATCTCCCACGATTACGGCGATCCGGCGAAGGTGATCCACTACACGGCCGAGGGGCTGACGGAGTTCAAAGTGCTGCTCTTCATCCCGGCGAAGCGGCCCTTCGATATGATGTTCGGCGATCCCAAGGTGGGACCCAGGCTGTACGTACAGCGGGTCCAGATCATGGAGAACTGCGAGGAACTGCTGCCGCCGTACCTGCGCTTCATCAAGGGTGTGGTGGACTGCGCGGACCTGCCCCTCAACGTCTCCCGCGAGATCCTGCAGCAGAACCCCATCCTCGACCGCATCCGGAAGAACATCGTCAAGCGGATCTTCACCGTGCTGGAGGAGATGAAGAAGGACGAGTTCGACAAGTACGTGGCGTTCTACCGGGAACTGGGCCTGATCCTCAAGGAGGGGATGGCGCAGGACTTCGAGAACCGGGACACCCTGACCTCTCTGGCCGTGTACGAGTCCATGAACACCGAGGCCGGGAAGTACATTTCCATGGATGAATACGTCGACCAGATGCCGCCCGACCAGGAGGAGATCTACTACCTGATCGGCGAGCACCGCGGCATGCTCGAGCGGACGCCGTACCTGGAGGTCTTCCGGGACCGCGGCTGGAACGTCCTCTTCATGACGGACCCCATCGACGAATTCGTCATGTCGTCGGTGGACGAGTACCGCGAGAAGAAGTACAAGGCGGCCGACAAAGGCGACATCTCGGCGGACGAATCCGACAAGGCCAGGGCGGAGGACGACGAGAAGACCTTCCAGGCCCTGATCGAAACCCTGAAGGGCAAGATCCCGGAGGTGCAGGATATCCGGCTCTCCACGCGCCTCAAGGACAGCGCCTCTTGCCTGGTGGCCGACGAGGGCGCCATGAGCGCCCACATGGAACGGCTCATGCAGCGCATGGGCGAGGGCGGCGGTCAGAGCTCCAAGCGCATCCTGGAACTCAACGCCGGACATCCCGTGGTCCAGGGCCTGCAGAAGCTCCACGACAGCGACGGCGAAGACGCGCGCGTCGAATCCATCGGCCGCCTGCTGTACGAGCAGGCCGTGGTGGCCGAGGGGTCCAAGCTCGACGATCCCGTGGGCTTCGCGAGCCGGATCAACGACCTGCTGGTCAAGGAACTGATCCGGATCTAG
- a CDS encoding peptide ABC transporter substrate-binding protein, protein MRTPAVLVSILLLASCGEGERGGEQSGTTPEGGRVNSIGVTLPDDAVDASRQVLRSMSPEPKSLDPSIEPYDTEQTILPFEALLFKDEHWNPIPGAAHSWGSDDGIIWTFNLRSGMRWSDGSPLTAHDFVYSYRRMLDPESTNIYAFFYYDIKNAEAIVKGENEDLTSLGIWAVDDSTLVIETEKRAPYLPHIVSFGDAMPVPKRLVDKYGRKWTEPQNIITNSGFMVTEWVNGSHMTLVPNPYYNGPHKPFLERVIHPFRNAAAATILPYESDEVDMENVDVNDLERIERDPDLKQDLVRFHGLNTWYLFFRTQLPPFDDIRVREAFTRVMDRDNICNIILRGGAVPAYSMIPPGFREFEGDTHAAVQGFDPERARRLMREAGYPGGQGFPRQELWLRAPTPSDRLIGVAIQSMLKEHLGVDVDIRTADLHTYMDHLYEWNMNLGLIAFGADFLDPRNILDMIWHSQPRGHGRQDWHNPDFDRLVDAAAAELNPEIRESLYREASAVHVADYPGAFLYHKMGLQLRKPWLKGYAVNDDGTVGSFRWHKLYIAEVEDGE, encoded by the coding sequence ATGCGCACTCCCGCAGTACTCGTATCGATCCTCCTGCTGGCCTCCTGCGGCGAAGGCGAACGCGGCGGGGAACAGTCGGGGACCACCCCGGAAGGCGGCCGCGTCAACTCGATCGGCGTGACGCTGCCCGACGACGCCGTGGACGCCTCCCGCCAGGTGCTGCGGTCCATGAGCCCCGAGCCCAAGAGCCTGGACCCCAGTATCGAGCCCTACGATACCGAGCAGACGATCCTGCCCTTCGAGGCCCTGCTGTTCAAGGACGAGCACTGGAACCCGATCCCGGGTGCCGCGCACAGCTGGGGCTCGGATGACGGGATAATCTGGACCTTCAACCTCAGGTCCGGGATGCGCTGGAGCGACGGGTCGCCGCTGACGGCCCATGACTTCGTGTATTCCTACCGCCGGATGCTCGATCCTGAATCCACCAACATCTACGCCTTCTTCTATTACGACATCAAGAACGCCGAAGCGATCGTCAAGGGGGAGAACGAGGATCTCACGTCCCTGGGCATCTGGGCCGTGGACGATTCGACACTGGTCATCGAAACGGAAAAGCGGGCGCCCTACCTGCCCCATATCGTTTCCTTCGGTGACGCCATGCCGGTGCCGAAGCGGCTCGTGGACAAATACGGCCGCAAGTGGACCGAACCGCAGAACATCATCACGAATTCCGGCTTCATGGTCACGGAGTGGGTCAACGGCAGCCACATGACGCTTGTTCCCAATCCCTACTACAACGGCCCCCATAAGCCCTTCCTGGAGAGGGTGATACACCCTTTTCGCAACGCGGCCGCGGCCACCATCCTTCCTTACGAAAGCGACGAGGTCGACATGGAGAACGTGGACGTGAACGACCTGGAACGCATCGAACGTGATCCCGACCTGAAGCAAGATCTCGTGCGCTTTCACGGACTGAATACCTGGTATCTCTTCTTCAGGACGCAGCTGCCGCCCTTCGACGACATTCGCGTCCGGGAAGCCTTTACGCGGGTGATGGACCGCGACAATATCTGCAACATCATCCTTCGGGGAGGGGCCGTACCGGCTTATTCCATGATCCCGCCCGGCTTCAGGGAATTCGAGGGCGATACGCACGCCGCGGTGCAGGGCTTCGATCCCGAACGGGCGCGGCGACTGATGCGCGAGGCCGGATATCCGGGTGGACAGGGATTCCCCCGCCAGGAACTGTGGCTCAGGGCGCCTACGCCCTCCGACCGCCTGATCGGCGTGGCGATACAAAGCATGCTGAAAGAACATCTCGGCGTCGACGTGGACATCCGGACGGCCGACCTGCACACCTACATGGACCATCTGTACGAGTGGAACATGAACCTCGGGCTGATCGCCTTCGGCGCCGATTTCCTCGACCCCCGCAACATACTGGACATGATCTGGCACTCGCAGCCCCGGGGCCACGGCCGGCAGGACTGGCATAATCCCGACTTCGACCGCCTCGTGGATGCGGCCGCGGCCGAACTGAATCCGGAGATCAGGGAAAGTCTGTACCGTGAAGCCTCGGCCGTCCACGTGGCGGACTATCCCGGCGCGTTCCTCTATCACAAGATGGGCCTGCAGCTCCGGAAACCCTGGCTGAAGGGCTATGCCGTAAACGACGACGGCACCGTGGGTTCCTTCCGCTGGCACAAGTTATACATCGCCGAGGTGGAAGATGGGGAGTAG
- a CDS encoding esterase-like activity of phytase family protein, which produces MGSSRFSGGKRGPDAPCLPAALRRPLGFRLLLAPLALCVATLLWMPGATAAQESPILLEAISVLPVEGPESNQPSGLFVHNDTLYTVSDKHDDTIFRIELREDVAVFVPHIRFEAQKPFGVFRLDLEGITRDDDGSFYLASEGAFAILKVDAGGTKASWVTTSLRKTGASAGLFQTRGGYLEGITLMARDRFLVTAEREPCGLIEVDMAPVQRIVEIANHGSANSYTGLHREVENVYILQRSTATIRKTIRYLDVDSPSTIWSFAHIVNDPEYLYQHEQFGAKTAEGLAMDRDRVYVILDNNNDARRMYPTDHRPLLLIMNRPG; this is translated from the coding sequence ATGGGGAGTAGCAGGTTTTCCGGGGGGAAGCGGGGCCCGGACGCCCCTTGTTTACCGGCCGCGCTACGCCGGCCGCTCGGATTCCGCCTCCTTCTCGCGCCGCTCGCCCTATGCGTTGCGACCTTGCTTTGGATGCCCGGGGCGACCGCAGCCCAGGAAAGCCCGATCCTCCTGGAAGCGATCAGCGTCCTCCCCGTGGAAGGTCCCGAATCCAACCAGCCATCGGGACTCTTCGTCCATAACGACACCCTGTACACCGTTTCCGACAAGCACGACGATACCATCTTCCGGATTGAACTCCGGGAGGATGTCGCGGTATTCGTTCCGCATATCCGGTTCGAGGCGCAAAAACCCTTCGGCGTGTTCAGGTTGGACCTGGAGGGCATCACCCGCGATGACGACGGAAGCTTCTATCTCGCCAGCGAAGGGGCGTTCGCCATTCTGAAGGTCGACGCGGGCGGAACGAAGGCGTCCTGGGTCACCACGAGCCTTCGCAAAACGGGTGCATCGGCGGGACTCTTCCAGACGCGCGGCGGATATCTCGAGGGCATCACGCTGATGGCGCGGGACCGGTTCCTGGTCACCGCGGAACGGGAGCCCTGCGGCCTGATCGAAGTCGACATGGCCCCGGTGCAGCGGATCGTGGAGATCGCCAATCATGGCTCGGCGAACAGTTACACGGGGCTGCACCGTGAGGTCGAGAACGTATACATCCTGCAGCGGAGCACCGCGACCATCCGGAAGACCATCCGGTACCTGGACGTGGACAGCCCCTCGACGATCTGGTCCTTCGCCCATATCGTCAACGACCCGGAATACCTCTATCAGCACGAACAGTTCGGCGCAAAAACGGCGGAGGGGCTCGCCATGGACCGCGACCGGGTCTACGTCATCCTCGACAACAACAACGACGCTCGCCGGATGTATCCCACCGATCACAGACCCTTGCTCCTGATCATGAATCGGCCCGGTTGA